A window from Candidatus Krumholzibacteriia bacterium encodes these proteins:
- a CDS encoding DinB family protein — translation MEMKRYLLETFAFNDRANRQVLAKIWELPDKEEAIRLFSHLIRSQNKWLARLEQYPRDPGMSWWDPAYELDALEAEWERSLGAWQNFLQKKNESALFEAVQWVGFDGAHWTAALKDIPLQLNYHSIHHRAQIQSLIRAQGLTPEFVDYIGTVYRKIG, via the coding sequence ATGGAGATGAAGCGTTACTTGCTCGAGACCTTCGCGTTCAACGATCGCGCCAACCGGCAGGTGCTGGCGAAGATCTGGGAGTTGCCGGACAAGGAGGAGGCGATCCGGCTCTTCAGCCATCTGATCCGCTCGCAGAACAAATGGTTGGCTCGCCTCGAGCAGTATCCGCGCGACCCTGGCATGAGCTGGTGGGATCCGGCTTACGAGCTGGACGCCCTCGAGGCCGAGTGGGAGAGGAGCCTCGGGGCCTGGCAGAACTTCCTGCAGAAGAAGAACGAGAGCGCTCTCTTCGAGGCAGTCCAGTGGGTCGGCTTCGACGGGGCGCACTGGACCGCAGCGCTCAAGGACATCCCGCTCCAGCTCAACTATCACTCCATCCACCACCGGGCGCAGATCCAGAGCCTCATCCGCGCCCAGGGACTCACACCCGAGTTCGTCGACTACATCGGCACCGTGTACCGAAAGATCGGCTGA
- a CDS encoding VOC family protein produces the protein MTPVEPKQIRQRLPVLPLLVLATLGFVSESPAAPAVHAVGAIGMTVSDMDRALAFYTQVLPFELVTDVKVSGRDYGRLNDLPFGNRRGNDTTPRLRVARLRLGEEFVLLIDYLEPEGRPLPVDARSNDRWFQHLALIVSDMDRAYEQLRAHGVQHVSSGPQTLPDWNTNVAGIRAFDCRDPDGHNLEILWFPPGKGDPRWQRRGDALFLGIDHTAIVVSDTEASLRFYSEMLGLEVKGKSENYGIEQERLNSVFGARLRITSLRAAAGPGIEFLQYLAPPGGRPLPEDARTNDLVHWQTTLLVDDAAAVEQRLRAAGAHFVSPGTVSTPDAELGFTRSFLVRDPDGHALHVVEHAPQGAAAR, from the coding sequence ATGACTCCAGTCGAGCCCAAGCAGATCAGGCAGCGTCTGCCCGTGTTGCCTCTGCTCGTTCTTGCCACTCTGGGGTTCGTCTCGGAGTCACCGGCGGCTCCTGCCGTCCATGCCGTCGGCGCCATCGGCATGACCGTCTCCGACATGGACCGCGCTCTCGCCTTCTACACCCAGGTGCTCCCCTTCGAGCTGGTCACGGACGTCAAGGTGTCCGGGCGGGACTACGGTCGCTTGAACGACCTGCCGTTTGGGAATCGCCGCGGCAACGACACCACGCCGCGCCTGCGCGTCGCGCGCCTGCGCCTGGGCGAGGAGTTCGTCCTGCTCATCGACTACCTGGAACCCGAGGGCCGGCCCCTCCCGGTGGACGCACGCAGCAACGACCGCTGGTTCCAGCACCTCGCCCTCATCGTCAGCGACATGGACCGGGCCTACGAACAGCTGCGGGCGCACGGGGTGCAGCACGTCTCATCGGGGCCGCAGACGCTGCCCGACTGGAATACCAACGTCGCCGGGATCCGCGCTTTCGATTGCCGCGATCCCGACGGCCATAACCTCGAGATCCTCTGGTTCCCGCCCGGGAAGGGCGACCCGCGCTGGCAGCGACGGGGCGACGCGCTCTTCCTCGGCATCGATCACACCGCCATCGTGGTGAGCGACACCGAAGCCAGTCTGCGCTTCTACTCCGAGATGCTGGGTCTCGAGGTGAAGGGGAAGAGCGAGAACTACGGCATCGAGCAGGAGCGTCTCAACAGCGTCTTCGGCGCCCGGCTCCGCATCACCTCGTTGCGGGCGGCGGCGGGGCCTGGCATCGAGTTCCTCCAGTACCTGGCGCCGCCGGGCGGACGGCCGCTGCCCGAGGACGCGCGCACCAACGATCTGGTGCACTGGCAAACGACGCTCCTCGTCGACGATGCCGCCGCGGTGGAGCAACGCCTGCGCGCTGCCGGGGCCCATTTCGTCTCGCCTGGAACGGTGTCGACGCCGGACGCCGAGCTCGGCTTCACCCGCAGCTTCCTGGTCCGCGATCCGGACGGTCACGCGCTGCACGTGGTGGAGCACGCTCCGCAGGGTGCCGCGGCGCGCTGA